One genomic segment of Actinoplanes ianthinogenes includes these proteins:
- a CDS encoding tannase/feruloyl esterase family alpha/beta hydrolase, producing the protein MRARVSGRATRTAGFRALPVVLAVLVMVGSAQAAPPAAGAGAAGSSSDLAVVLPRIDCAALAGQDLSGTPGAPAVIGSATETTSPDGSAACEVKGTVAPQIQFDVFLPTTTWRQRYLQLGCASLCGSIDFYADASDGCVPLSRGDFVLATNNQGHVGVSGFDATFGADPQLRVDFGYRADHVVALVTKRIIALYYGRGPRYSYFDGCSQGGHEGLTEAQRYPHDFDGIVAGAPASLLTSLIVWSTGWHATANTDARGRPILTAAKLPALHAAVLRECDARDGLADGQIDDPRACAFDPRSLRCPAGTDRADCLTDVQAEAVRKLYDGPRDERGRRMYPGGEPVGSEANWAHWVTPTAGGDPAVAERNATNALKYLAYPSARPAMTLHDLHFDSATFAEIYQRAGIYDASDPDLTAFRAAGGKLLLWHGWADPAISPYGTIAYYHALVERMGGTDATQKFARLFMLPGVAHCGDGQGPDAIDALTPAMAWVEDGVAPDRLVATKRQDDTVVRTRPVYPYPAVARYDGSGSIDDAANFARTAPPTRYRDDIAWLGSFRSGYEQTCGWRNGRWICTPGR; encoded by the coding sequence ATGCGCGCTCGTGTATCGGGCCGGGCCACCCGCACCGCCGGATTCCGGGCGCTGCCGGTCGTGCTCGCCGTCCTTGTGATGGTCGGCAGCGCCCAGGCCGCGCCCCCGGCGGCCGGGGCCGGAGCGGCCGGGTCGTCCTCGGACCTTGCCGTGGTGCTGCCGAGGATCGACTGCGCGGCCCTCGCCGGGCAGGACCTGTCGGGAACTCCCGGCGCCCCGGCGGTCATCGGGTCCGCGACCGAGACGACCTCGCCGGACGGCTCGGCGGCCTGCGAGGTCAAGGGAACCGTCGCGCCGCAGATCCAGTTCGACGTGTTCCTCCCGACCACGACGTGGCGGCAGCGCTATCTGCAACTCGGGTGCGCATCGCTCTGCGGGTCCATCGACTTCTACGCCGACGCGTCGGACGGGTGCGTGCCGCTGAGCCGTGGCGACTTCGTCCTGGCCACCAACAACCAGGGGCACGTCGGCGTCTCCGGCTTCGACGCGACGTTCGGCGCCGACCCGCAGCTACGGGTCGACTTCGGCTACCGGGCCGACCACGTCGTCGCCCTGGTCACCAAACGGATCATCGCGCTCTACTACGGGCGGGGCCCGCGATACTCCTACTTCGACGGCTGCTCGCAGGGCGGCCACGAGGGGCTGACCGAGGCGCAGCGCTACCCGCACGACTTCGACGGCATCGTCGCCGGCGCCCCGGCGTCGCTGCTCACCTCGCTCATCGTCTGGTCCACGGGCTGGCACGCCACGGCGAACACCGACGCGCGGGGGCGGCCCATCCTGACCGCCGCCAAGCTTCCCGCGCTGCACGCCGCCGTCCTGCGCGAGTGCGACGCGCGGGACGGGCTGGCCGACGGCCAGATCGACGACCCTCGTGCCTGCGCGTTCGATCCGCGGAGTCTGCGCTGCCCGGCGGGCACCGACCGGGCGGACTGCCTCACCGACGTGCAGGCTGAGGCCGTACGCAAGCTTTATGACGGGCCGCGCGATGAGCGGGGCCGGCGGATGTATCCGGGCGGTGAGCCCGTGGGCTCGGAAGCGAACTGGGCCCACTGGGTGACCCCGACCGCCGGCGGTGACCCGGCCGTGGCCGAGCGCAACGCGACGAACGCGCTGAAGTACCTCGCCTACCCGTCCGCCCGGCCGGCGATGACGCTGCACGACCTGCACTTCGACTCGGCGACATTCGCCGAGATCTACCAGCGGGCCGGCATCTACGACGCGAGCGATCCCGACCTGACGGCCTTCCGCGCCGCCGGCGGGAAACTGCTGCTCTGGCACGGCTGGGCCGATCCGGCGATCTCGCCCTACGGGACGATCGCCTACTACCATGCCCTCGTCGAGCGGATGGGCGGGACGGACGCCACGCAGAAGTTCGCCCGCCTGTTCATGCTGCCGGGCGTCGCCCACTGCGGTGACGGCCAGGGACCGGACGCGATCGACGCGCTCACCCCGGCCATGGCCTGGGTCGAGGACGGCGTCGCACCCGACCGGCTCGTCGCCACGAAGCGCCAGGACGACACCGTCGTGCGGACCCGGCCGGTCTACCCCTATCCGGCCGTCGCCCGCTACGACGGGAGCGGCAGCATCGACGACGCGGCCAACTTCGCCCGGACGGCGCCGCCCACGCGGTACCGGGACGACATCGCCTGGCTCGGGTCGTTCCGCTCCGGTTACGAGCAGACCTGCGGCTGGCGCAACGGCCGCTGGATCTGCACCCCAGGACGGTAG
- a CDS encoding class I SAM-dependent methyltransferase, with product MTDLYRKYENDLRRVRAEQRALRHRNPTLKAQLDDLEAEITYLLVRDTRPGVIVEIGSLHGWSTNWLLRALRDNGTGRLFTHDLIDNARRNVAPELAAGRWTFVRGDARQSLRDHGHDIDYLFIDAAHTAAFARWFVGELFPTVGSGVPVSVHDVFHGRRPWPLSEGRVVLSWLARRETAYFTASRAAAPAVNEALTTLKAGLDLSERVHHGRDDPMLFFRMP from the coding sequence GTGACGGACCTTTACCGCAAATACGAGAACGACCTGCGCCGGGTCCGTGCCGAGCAGCGCGCCCTGCGCCACCGCAACCCGACACTGAAGGCGCAGCTCGACGATCTGGAGGCGGAGATCACCTATCTCCTGGTGCGGGACACCCGGCCGGGCGTGATCGTGGAGATCGGGTCGCTGCACGGCTGGTCGACGAACTGGCTGCTGCGGGCCCTGCGCGACAACGGCACCGGCCGGCTGTTCACTCACGACCTGATCGACAACGCCCGTCGCAACGTCGCGCCCGAGCTCGCCGCCGGCCGGTGGACGTTCGTGCGGGGGGACGCCCGGCAGAGCCTGCGCGACCATGGCCACGACATCGACTACCTGTTCATCGACGCCGCGCACACCGCCGCGTTCGCCCGGTGGTTCGTCGGCGAGCTGTTCCCCACGGTCGGCTCCGGGGTGCCGGTCAGCGTGCACGACGTGTTCCACGGGCGCCGGCCCTGGCCGCTGAGCGAGGGGAGGGTCGTGCTGTCCTGGCTGGCGCGGCGGGAGACGGCGTACTTCACCGCGTCGCGGGCCGCGGCACCGGCGGTCAACGAAGCGCTCACCACGCTGAAGGCCGGCCTCGACCTGAGCGAGCGGGTGCACCACGGCCGCGACGATCCGATGCTGTTCTTCCGCATGCCCTGA
- a CDS encoding GNAT family N-acetyltransferase produces the protein MARLGAPIVSVHASFLAAMAEFRAEGRGAAADRTEIGREIRTFGASWTTPEGFDAYVRWLVDQAREDAPRPEGYVPVTNLWLTDETEYLGRIAIRHRLTDQLREAGGHIGYEVRPSARRRGHATRMLREALAVARGLGIDSALLTCEIDNEVSRRVIERNGGVLEDRRGNKWRYWVPTA, from the coding sequence ATGGCTCGGCTCGGCGCTCCGATTGTGTCGGTTCACGCTTCTTTCCTCGCGGCCATGGCCGAGTTCCGCGCCGAGGGGCGCGGAGCGGCCGCCGATCGGACCGAGATCGGGCGCGAGATCCGTACGTTCGGCGCGTCCTGGACCACGCCCGAGGGGTTCGACGCGTACGTGCGGTGGCTCGTCGACCAGGCGCGCGAGGACGCTCCACGGCCGGAGGGATACGTCCCGGTGACGAACCTGTGGCTGACCGACGAGACCGAATACCTCGGGCGTATCGCGATCCGGCACCGGTTGACCGATCAGCTGCGTGAGGCGGGTGGGCACATCGGTTACGAGGTCAGACCGTCGGCCCGGCGCCGGGGACATGCCACCAGGATGCTGCGGGAGGCGCTGGCGGTCGCGCGTGGCCTCGGCATCGATTCGGCGCTGTTGACCTGCGAAATCGACAACGAGGTGTCGCGCCGGGTCATCGAGCGCAACGGCGGCGTGCTGGAGGACCGGCGCGGGAACAAGTGGCGGTATTGGGTGCCGACCGCTTGA
- a CDS encoding HEAT repeat domain-containing protein, with translation MTGQPPLELLLRLALREIQDDDGVMALPSLAALHRRPTRQLFDRAAALATDGDPEHRELGVRILRELGDEQPDGRRPFREPTVALLRSRLRDETDPSVTYWIVSALGYHRDRESLPQVVALAAHPDDRVRFHVAANLPGLVDPDRVQPEAAEALLRLCHDEDPETRYYALYAATREIPGLDVEAVTRLTEQLVDDPDTQISAMAAAHHEAIREVRNRLGDALPPGTHDHLIGPVLVNLACAGETADAQWLDEELRRRLGPEAAGLPTARLAAELAAWWADRESRVWS, from the coding sequence GTGACCGGACAACCACCCCTCGAGCTGCTGCTGCGGCTGGCACTGCGGGAGATCCAGGACGACGACGGCGTCATGGCGTTGCCGTCCCTGGCCGCCCTGCACCGGCGCCCGACCCGGCAGCTGTTCGACCGCGCCGCCGCACTCGCCACCGACGGCGATCCCGAGCACCGCGAGCTGGGCGTACGGATCCTGCGGGAACTCGGCGACGAGCAGCCCGACGGACGCCGGCCCTTCCGCGAACCGACCGTCGCGCTGTTGCGGTCCCGCCTCCGTGACGAGACCGACCCGTCAGTGACGTACTGGATCGTCTCCGCGCTCGGTTACCACCGCGACCGGGAGTCGTTGCCGCAGGTCGTGGCACTCGCCGCGCACCCGGACGACCGGGTGCGCTTCCACGTGGCGGCAAACCTGCCCGGCCTGGTCGACCCCGATCGGGTGCAGCCGGAAGCTGCCGAGGCGCTGCTCCGGCTCTGCCACGACGAGGACCCCGAGACCCGCTACTACGCCCTGTACGCGGCCACCCGGGAGATCCCGGGCCTGGACGTCGAGGCGGTCACCCGGCTGACGGAGCAGCTCGTCGACGACCCCGACACGCAGATCAGCGCGATGGCCGCCGCCCACCACGAGGCGATCCGCGAGGTACGGAACCGGCTCGGCGATGCTCTCCCGCCGGGGACCCACGACCACCTGATCGGACCGGTCCTGGTCAACCTCGCCTGCGCCGGCGAGACCGCCGACGCGCAGTGGCTGGACGAGGAACTGCGCCGCAGGCTAGGCCCGGAAGCAGCCGGCTTGCCCACCGCACGCCTCGCCGCCGAACTCGCCGCGTGGTGGGCAGACCGGGAGAGCCGCGTCTGGAGCTGA
- a CDS encoding DoxX family protein, which translates to MLQVLAGAMLLGAGITHLTIARAEFQAQVPHWFPADPDVVVLISGVLEILIGASVIFLRRWRALTGLVMTLFLIAVFPGNIWQYLDHVDGFGLNTDQARLGRLIVEPLLWAWALFPSGGWRLLVRLVRGSPADAAAPQATA; encoded by the coding sequence GTGCTACAGGTCCTGGCCGGGGCCATGCTTCTCGGTGCCGGCATCACCCACCTCACCATTGCCCGGGCCGAGTTCCAGGCTCAGGTCCCGCACTGGTTCCCCGCCGATCCGGACGTCGTGGTGCTGATCTCCGGGGTCCTCGAGATCCTGATCGGCGCGAGCGTGATCTTCCTGCGCCGCTGGCGCGCGCTGACGGGCCTGGTGATGACGCTCTTCCTGATCGCGGTCTTCCCGGGCAACATCTGGCAGTACCTCGACCACGTCGACGGCTTCGGCCTGAACACGGACCAGGCCCGCCTGGGGCGCCTCATCGTCGAGCCTCTGCTGTGGGCGTGGGCCCTGTTCCCGTCCGGCGGCTGGCGGCTGCTGGTGCGGCTCGTGCGCGGGTCGCCGGCAGATGCCGCTGCGCCGCAGGCCACGGCCTGA
- a CDS encoding phosphatidylinositol mannoside acyltransferase has protein sequence MSGDGMGLYRIGWAAVSRLPVRPARALFYLIAEAVWRRQPSGVRQLRANLAQVTGAAPDSAEVTRLARLGVHSYLRYWREFFQLSRTRPPVSFEGLDRLPAPGSGRGAILALPHSGNWDLAGAAVAELGRPLTTVGERLRPEALYQRFVAARAAVGIEVLPVDEPRRTVPALTRRLAEGGTVCLLADRDLTGSGLPVRLHGRATTMPAGPARLALSTGAALIPTSLWYSGRELRVHFHEEIVPPAVTSRRAQASAMTQALADVFTDAIRRHPQDWHLLQPVWPPDRRPREETDDARRPGRLAGRHPDVV, from the coding sequence ATGAGCGGGGACGGCATGGGGCTGTACCGGATCGGCTGGGCAGCGGTCAGCCGCCTCCCGGTCCGCCCGGCACGGGCACTGTTCTACCTCATCGCCGAGGCCGTCTGGCGACGACAACCTTCTGGCGTACGGCAACTGCGCGCCAACCTCGCCCAGGTCACCGGCGCCGCCCCGGACAGCGCCGAGGTCACCCGGCTGGCGCGCCTCGGCGTGCACTCCTACCTGCGGTACTGGCGCGAGTTCTTCCAGCTGTCGCGTACCCGCCCGCCGGTGAGCTTCGAGGGGCTGGACCGGCTGCCGGCCCCCGGCTCCGGCCGCGGCGCGATCCTCGCGCTGCCGCACAGCGGAAACTGGGATCTCGCGGGCGCCGCGGTCGCCGAGCTCGGCCGCCCGCTCACCACGGTCGGTGAGCGGCTCCGCCCGGAGGCGCTGTACCAGCGGTTCGTAGCGGCCCGGGCCGCCGTCGGCATCGAGGTGCTACCGGTCGACGAGCCGCGCCGCACGGTGCCCGCCCTCACCCGGCGGCTGGCCGAGGGCGGCACGGTCTGCCTGCTCGCCGACCGGGACCTCACCGGATCCGGGTTGCCGGTGCGGCTGCACGGCCGGGCCACCACCATGCCGGCCGGACCGGCCCGGCTCGCGCTGTCCACCGGCGCGGCCCTGATCCCGACCAGCCTCTGGTACAGCGGCCGGGAGCTACGCGTGCACTTTCACGAGGAGATCGTCCCGCCGGCCGTTACGAGCCGGCGGGCGCAGGCGAGCGCCATGACGCAGGCGCTGGCCGACGTGTTCACCGACGCCATCCGCCGGCATCCGCAGGACTGGCATCTGCTGCAACCCGTCTGGCCGCCGGACCGACGGCCCCGTGAGGAGACTGACGATGCTCGAAGGCCTGGACGGTTGGCTGGCCGACACCCGGACGTCGTATGA
- a CDS encoding class I SAM-dependent DNA methyltransferase — protein sequence MLEGLDGWLADTRTSYDTVAGSYADLVRDSLAGQPYLRAALTLFADLVHAAGGGPVADVGCGPGHVTAHLHELGVDAFGVDLSPAMVDIARRDHPGLRFEVGSMTDLHLADASLAALLAFWSLIHIPDEAIPAVLGHFRRVLRPGGTVLIGFHAGDQSRLKTQGYGGHPMKVYVHRRRPHQVATWLRAAGFTVDAQLVFDLDESLPGAVIIARRSSGPA from the coding sequence ATGCTCGAAGGCCTGGACGGTTGGCTGGCCGACACCCGGACGTCGTATGACACGGTCGCCGGCAGCTACGCCGACCTCGTCCGCGATTCGCTGGCCGGCCAGCCCTACCTGCGCGCCGCTCTGACGCTCTTCGCCGACCTGGTCCACGCGGCCGGCGGCGGCCCGGTTGCCGATGTGGGCTGCGGCCCCGGACACGTCACCGCCCACCTCCACGAGCTCGGGGTGGACGCCTTCGGCGTGGATCTGTCGCCTGCCATGGTGGACATCGCCCGGCGGGACCACCCGGGCCTGCGCTTCGAGGTCGGCTCGATGACGGACCTGCACCTCGCGGACGCGTCACTCGCCGCCCTGCTCGCGTTCTGGTCGCTGATCCACATCCCGGACGAGGCGATCCCGGCGGTCCTCGGCCACTTCCGGCGGGTGTTGCGCCCCGGCGGGACGGTCCTGATCGGCTTCCACGCCGGCGATCAGTCCCGGTTGAAGACGCAGGGCTACGGCGGCCATCCGATGAAGGTCTACGTGCATCGCCGCCGGCCCCACCAGGTCGCCACGTGGTTGCGCGCCGCCGGCTTCACGGTCGACGCGCAGCTGGTCTTCGACCTCGACGAAAGCCTCCCCGGCGCGGTCATCATCGCGCGCCGGTCATCCGGGCCGGCGTGA
- a CDS encoding peroxidase family protein — protein sequence MTTPDHCLSLVRAADRPLGTARYGRMFAGLDPLGVASEQLTRAGDAGGICDAAAVLAAPGSHDDGREAAGWPFFGQLVAHDITADRSPLTTDAAAPRNARSPRLNLETVYADGPIGSPFLFDREDPDKFLLSADGADVPRNNQGVALIGDPRNDVHLFSLSLHVALLHAHNRIVDRLRREGVPAADVFDQARICLTWHYQWVVVHDFLPRVVGAQLVEEVLSEGARWYTSSPSQAFIPLEFADAAFRYGHGQIRYAYRLIANGPQVPLFPDLVGFGPLPADRRLDLAQIFDVPGQPAAQRAKRLDGRLAAGLIGLPAQVTGGAYHSLAARDLLRGETTGLSSGEAVAAVIGAQPLSADELGYDWPHGTPLWFYILKEAEHRGGGDRLGPVGGRIVAEVLIGLLRADPVSYLSLEPDWTPTLAAPFGVTDLLIGRDTGARARIGAVDV from the coding sequence ATGACGACACCTGATCACTGTCTCAGCCTGGTACGCGCCGCCGACCGCCCGCTCGGGACGGCCCGGTACGGGCGCATGTTCGCCGGGCTCGATCCGCTGGGCGTCGCCTCCGAGCAGTTGACGCGGGCCGGGGACGCCGGCGGGATCTGCGACGCCGCGGCGGTCCTCGCCGCGCCGGGCAGCCATGACGACGGCCGCGAGGCCGCCGGATGGCCGTTCTTCGGTCAGCTGGTGGCACACGACATCACCGCCGACCGTTCGCCGCTGACCACCGATGCCGCCGCGCCGCGCAACGCCCGGAGCCCGAGACTCAACCTGGAGACCGTCTATGCGGACGGCCCGATCGGCTCGCCGTTCCTGTTCGACCGCGAGGACCCGGACAAGTTCCTGCTCAGCGCGGACGGCGCCGACGTGCCGCGCAACAACCAGGGTGTCGCGCTCATCGGTGATCCCCGCAATGACGTCCACCTGTTCTCGCTTAGCCTGCACGTCGCGTTGCTGCACGCGCACAATCGCATCGTCGACCGGCTGCGCCGCGAAGGTGTCCCGGCGGCCGACGTCTTCGATCAGGCGCGGATCTGCCTGACCTGGCACTACCAATGGGTCGTGGTGCACGACTTCCTGCCCCGGGTGGTCGGGGCCCAGCTGGTCGAGGAGGTGCTCAGCGAGGGAGCACGGTGGTACACGTCGTCGCCGTCGCAGGCCTTCATCCCGCTGGAGTTCGCCGACGCGGCGTTCCGATACGGGCACGGTCAGATCCGGTACGCGTACCGTCTGATCGCGAACGGCCCGCAGGTGCCGCTCTTCCCGGACCTGGTCGGTTTCGGTCCGCTGCCCGCGGACCGGCGGCTGGACCTCGCGCAGATCTTCGACGTGCCCGGGCAGCCGGCCGCGCAGCGCGCCAAACGCCTGGACGGCCGGCTGGCGGCCGGCCTGATCGGGCTGCCCGCGCAGGTCACCGGCGGCGCCTACCACTCGCTGGCGGCTCGCGACCTGCTCCGGGGCGAGACCACCGGCCTGTCCAGCGGCGAGGCGGTCGCCGCGGTCATCGGAGCGCAGCCGCTGAGCGCGGACGAGCTCGGGTACGACTGGCCGCACGGCACGCCGTTGTGGTTCTACATCCTCAAAGAGGCCGAGCATCGCGGTGGCGGTGACCGGCTGGGCCCGGTCGGCGGCCGGATCGTCGCGGAGGTGCTGATCGGGCTGCTCAGAGCCGACCCGGTCAGTTACCTGAGTCTGGAACCGGACTGGACACCCACCCTGGCGGCACCGTTCGGGGTGACGGACCTGCTCATCGGTCGTGACACCGGCGCCCGCGCGAGGATCGGCGCGGTCGATGTCTGA
- a CDS encoding low temperature requirement protein A: protein MRARRADEPHRVATPLELFFDLCFVVAVAQAAALLHQSVAGHHVAHGLRSYLMVFFAIWWAWMNFTWFASAYDTDDDLYRLVTMVQIAGVLVLAAGVGPAFTDGDYQVVTAGYVVMRLALVTQWLRAAKADAPRRRTALRYATGVTVAQGLWLLSLLAPHEWSLGVFLLLVVAELAVPVWAELAPGGPTTYHPHHIAERYGLFTLMVLGEAVAAATIAFRDGLDKTAQHPAGLLRLAVAAVVIVFALWWLYFDRPVRRRFASLRASLSWGYGHYCVFAAAAAAGAGLSVAVDRVTHPADVTGRLAGYAIAVPVAVYLLALWLLLIRPEERGRHRLLLPGAALLTLVTPLLPVPIESLAALLVALVTLRVAAR, encoded by the coding sequence ATGAGAGCGCGCCGCGCCGACGAGCCGCACCGGGTCGCGACGCCGCTGGAGCTCTTCTTCGACCTGTGTTTCGTGGTCGCCGTCGCGCAGGCGGCCGCGCTGCTGCACCAAAGCGTCGCCGGGCACCACGTCGCGCACGGCCTTCGGAGCTACCTGATGGTGTTCTTCGCCATCTGGTGGGCGTGGATGAACTTCACCTGGTTCGCGTCGGCGTACGACACCGACGACGACCTCTACCGGCTGGTCACCATGGTGCAGATCGCCGGTGTGCTGGTGCTCGCGGCGGGTGTCGGTCCCGCGTTCACCGACGGCGACTACCAGGTCGTCACCGCGGGCTACGTGGTGATGCGGCTGGCCCTGGTCACGCAGTGGCTGCGCGCCGCGAAGGCCGACGCGCCCCGCCGCCGGACGGCGCTGCGGTACGCGACCGGTGTGACCGTGGCGCAAGGGCTCTGGCTGCTGAGCCTGCTCGCGCCGCACGAGTGGTCGCTCGGCGTGTTCCTGCTGCTCGTCGTCGCCGAGCTCGCCGTGCCGGTGTGGGCGGAACTCGCTCCCGGTGGGCCGACCACCTATCACCCGCATCACATCGCCGAACGGTACGGCCTGTTCACGCTCATGGTCCTGGGTGAAGCGGTCGCCGCTGCCACGATCGCGTTCCGCGACGGCCTCGACAAGACGGCGCAGCACCCGGCCGGACTGCTGCGGCTCGCCGTCGCCGCCGTGGTGATCGTGTTCGCCCTGTGGTGGCTGTACTTCGACCGGCCGGTACGCCGCCGGTTCGCCTCCTTGCGAGCATCGCTGTCCTGGGGATACGGGCACTACTGCGTGTTCGCGGCCGCAGCCGCGGCCGGCGCCGGTCTGAGCGTGGCCGTCGACCGGGTGACCCATCCCGCCGACGTCACCGGCAGGCTGGCGGGGTACGCGATCGCCGTGCCGGTGGCGGTCTATCTGCTGGCCCTGTGGTTGCTGCTGATCCGCCCGGAGGAGCGCGGCCGGCACCGGCTGCTGCTTCCCGGTGCGGCGCTCCTCACGCTCGTCACGCCGCTGCTGCCGGTCCCGATCGAGTCGCTGGCAGCCCTTCTCGTCGCGCTGGTCACGCTGCGGGTAGCCGCCCGTTGA
- a CDS encoding TetR/AcrR family transcriptional regulator, whose protein sequence is MTGKGRRRGPRTDLDVRAHLVSVAERMFGEQGLDLVSARAVAREAGVAPTALAYHFPAGKPALVRAVVDRRMDLVGEAMRVRLLALLERGGEVTPAELVEAVLMPTVDLLRSDPAGGLRWMRIIARLRLAEDPLWVEAVSGGPRLDEILIEVAARVLPGLDRAEVLTRVGIAVFSVFALLVGADQLVGAAPGAEALDDAFVAHLVRFAAAGIRG, encoded by the coding sequence ATGACCGGCAAGGGCCGGCGCCGGGGTCCGCGCACCGACCTCGACGTGCGCGCCCACCTGGTGTCGGTCGCCGAGCGCATGTTCGGCGAGCAGGGACTCGACCTGGTGTCGGCCCGCGCCGTGGCCCGCGAGGCCGGCGTGGCACCCACCGCCCTGGCCTATCATTTCCCGGCCGGCAAGCCCGCGCTCGTGCGTGCCGTGGTGGACCGCCGGATGGACCTGGTCGGCGAGGCCATGCGAGTGCGGCTGCTCGCGCTGCTGGAGCGCGGCGGCGAGGTGACCCCGGCCGAACTCGTCGAGGCCGTGCTGATGCCCACGGTGGACCTGCTCCGCAGCGACCCGGCCGGCGGCTTGCGCTGGATGCGCATCATCGCCCGGCTCCGGCTGGCCGAGGACCCCCTCTGGGTCGAGGCCGTCAGCGGCGGCCCCCGGCTCGACGAAATCCTCATCGAGGTGGCGGCCCGCGTGCTGCCCGGCCTCGACCGGGCCGAGGTGCTGACCCGGGTGGGCATCGCCGTCTTCTCCGTCTTCGCCCTGCTGGTGGGCGCCGATCAACTGGTGGGAGCGGCGCCCGGGGCCGAGGCCCTCGACGATGCGTTCGTGGCCCACCTGGTGCGTTTCGCGGCGGCCGGCATCCGAGGCTGA
- a CDS encoding sialidase family protein gives MLGLTSGTVAWAGTRDPVQVSHGSPFAACAVGAAPGSVLYPGAEVEPSVTAHRSRPGEVVGVWQQDRWSDGGAHGLVSAYSRNGGKTFTEVPWPVSRCAPGGLNYERASDPWVSAGPGGVVYGSALAFDANSPRNSVVALTSYDGGRTWRNVTEVIVDTELSRFNDKNSVTADPARPGSAYQVWDRLELSADGTQLFAGPSLLSITRDFGRTWSRPRVIVETAQFQQTIGNVIVADPRSGALYNFYDSIQFTDATATAIQFIRYEMVRSTDGGRTWSRPVVVADDTGVQDIDPNTGAVLRTGVGIPFPAIDPRTGELYLAYEGSDFTGGAYNQIQLVRSTDRGRTWSAPTRVNGDPAVQAFTPSIAVADNGDVGVTYYDLRTLRPGNVTTLPTSTWFTVSPRGGRHFDRERQIAPVFDMLQAPQANGYFLGDYQGLATVGDQFRALFVTANSGRPDNRTDVFYTESGSVSARTPAAAATERAFTAPARRLSPTRR, from the coding sequence GTGCTGGGTCTCACGTCCGGCACCGTGGCCTGGGCCGGAACCCGGGATCCGGTACAGGTCTCGCACGGGAGCCCGTTCGCTGCCTGCGCGGTGGGCGCCGCGCCGGGCTCGGTGCTCTATCCCGGCGCGGAGGTCGAGCCGTCGGTGACCGCCCATCGGTCCCGGCCGGGCGAGGTGGTCGGCGTCTGGCAGCAGGACCGGTGGAGTGACGGCGGGGCGCACGGCCTCGTCTCCGCCTACTCCCGCAACGGCGGTAAGACGTTCACCGAGGTGCCGTGGCCGGTCTCGCGCTGCGCCCCGGGCGGCCTGAACTACGAGCGGGCCTCCGATCCGTGGGTGAGCGCCGGACCGGGCGGTGTGGTTTACGGCAGCGCGCTCGCCTTCGACGCCAACTCGCCGCGCAACAGCGTTGTCGCGCTCACCTCATACGACGGAGGCCGGACGTGGCGCAACGTGACCGAGGTGATCGTCGACACCGAGCTGAGCAGGTTCAACGACAAGAACTCGGTGACGGCCGACCCGGCCCGGCCGGGCTCGGCGTACCAGGTGTGGGACCGGCTGGAGCTGTCGGCCGACGGCACGCAGCTGTTCGCCGGGCCGTCGCTGCTGTCGATCACCCGGGACTTCGGGCGCACGTGGAGCCGGCCGCGGGTGATCGTGGAGACGGCGCAGTTCCAGCAAACCATCGGCAACGTGATCGTGGCTGATCCGCGCAGCGGTGCGCTGTACAACTTCTACGACAGCATTCAGTTCACCGACGCCACCGCGACCGCGATCCAATTCATTCGGTACGAGATGGTGCGCTCGACCGACGGCGGGCGTACCTGGAGCCGGCCGGTCGTGGTCGCCGACGACACCGGCGTGCAGGACATCGACCCGAACACGGGCGCCGTGCTGCGGACCGGCGTCGGCATCCCGTTCCCGGCCATCGACCCGCGCACCGGTGAGCTGTACCTGGCGTACGAGGGATCCGATTTCACCGGCGGCGCGTACAACCAGATCCAGCTGGTTCGCAGCACCGACCGCGGCCGGACGTGGAGCGCGCCGACGCGGGTGAACGGCGACCCGGCGGTGCAGGCGTTCACTCCGAGCATCGCGGTGGCTGACAACGGCGACGTGGGCGTCACCTACTACGACCTGCGCACGCTGCGTCCCGGCAATGTCACGACGCTGCCGACCAGCACCTGGTTCACCGTCTCCCCGCGCGGCGGGCGCCACTTCGACCGGGAACGGCAGATCGCGCCGGTCTTCGACATGCTGCAGGCGCCGCAGGCCAACGGCTACTTCCTCGGCGACTATCAGGGGCTGGCCACGGTCGGCGACCAGTTCCGCGCGCTGTTCGTCACCGCGAACAGTGGTCGGCCGGACAACCGTACCGATGTCTTCTACACCGAGTCCGGGTCGGTCAGTGCCCGTACGCCGGCGGCTGCCGCGACCGAGCGGGCGTTCACCGCGCCGGCCCGCCGGCTCAGTCCGACAAGGAGGTGA